Genomic window (Vigna unguiculata cultivar IT97K-499-35 chromosome 10, ASM411807v1, whole genome shotgun sequence):
aagagggaTACAGAGGCATCATGAGTGGCACAAAAAAGAACATGAAAATCGAAAATCAAATTACTCTGCATGTCTGTCTGGTTATCTTATGTTAACATTAAGGAAAATTGTCGGCATCTTCTTCACCGTTCTCTATATATACCCTCTTCAATCTTCATTCTTTCTCAACATATCTTTCACtaacacaacacaacacttctgtttcttcttccaccatgccTTCACTCTCCGAAGCTTTTCGAACTCACCCTGTGTACCTTCACCACAAGCACCACTCTGATTTCAACTCTCTGCAACAATATCTCCCAGATTCTTACGCATGGACACAACAAGATTCCGATGCTTATGCTGATACAAATGACAAGAGTGTTCCTGTGATCGATTTGAAGGAGCCTAATGCTGTAAAGCTGATAGGGCATGCATGCAGAACATGGGGAGTGTTCCAAGTTGTTAACCATGGCGTCCCCATGAAGCTCTTCACCGACATTCAGAGAGCTTGTCTTGCCTTGTTCTCTCTTCCTCTTCACCAGAAGCTCAAAGCCGCTCGCTCCCCCGACGGCGTCTCCGGCTACGGCCGCGCTCGCATCTCCTCCTTCTTCCCCAAACTCATGTGGTCTGAATGCTTCACCATTCTCGATTCCCCTCTCCACCTTTTTCTCCAACTCTGGCCCCAAGACCATGCTAAATACTGGTACGTAAACCCACAATATTATCAAATAACCCTAACACACTTACTCAATCTCTTAAATTCATCGGTTCTGATAATACTTGATAAGTTTACAGAAAAGATTCATTAAGAAGAACAAATATCAATAAGAACTGAACCCAACCACACATTTACACCACTCTCAaccaaaaattttaagacaatggatctttattcttatataatactCTACTTTCTCGTTTCAAtctaatgtgagacttagactcacacttggatttctaatatatatatatatatatatatatatatatatatttatatatgtttttcttctataagTCTGGTTTGAAAAGAGAGGGTTTTCTGAAATTTGTGGTGAAGGTTCCACTACGCAAAGTTAGAACCCCATTTTTCTCAGCGTAATGCAGTTAGCAAAGATCACTATAACGACAGCCAAGGACCCACTTGCTTCCCATTCTCGTTTTCTTCAAACCTAAACTTCACTTCCAACATTATATATATCTTAGGTGGTCCACATCAACAACATATGtgtaattaagttttattaacttacataaattttttttttttattttgaaagaaaaaagacgTGATtcagagagaaaaagaaaaaaaactgatAAATGTTGTAAACAGTGTCGTATGAGaaagtttaatattttctaaagcttcgttttttaataattttgcaGTGAGATTGTGAAGGAATATGAAGCAGCCATGAAAAAATTAGCGGCGAAGCTAATGTGTCTTGTGTTGGCTTCGCTCGGTATTTCGAAGGAAGACATTAAATGGGCCGGGCCGAGAGGAGAGTTCAACGGGGCTTGCGCGGCCTTACATTGGAATTCTTACCCGAGTTGCCCGGATCCCGACCGGGCCATGGGTCTGGCGGCCCACACGGACTCCACGCTGCTCACGATTCTGCACCAAAACAACGTGAGTGGGCTTCAGGTTCTGAAGGACGGTGAAGGGTGGGTGGCGGTTCCGCCGCTTGCCGGAGGGCTGGTGATCAACATTGGCGATCTGCTCCACATTTTGTCGAACGGGTTGTACCCGAGTGTGCT
Coding sequences:
- the LOC114167448 gene encoding gibberellin 3-beta-dioxygenase 1-like, whose amino-acid sequence is MPSLSEAFRTHPVYLHHKHHSDFNSLQQYLPDSYAWTQQDSDAYADTNDKSVPVIDLKEPNAVKLIGHACRTWGVFQVVNHGVPMKLFTDIQRACLALFSLPLHQKLKAARSPDGVSGYGRARISSFFPKLMWSECFTILDSPLHLFLQLWPQDHAKYCEIVKEYEAAMKKLAAKLMCLVLASLGISKEDIKWAGPRGEFNGACAALHWNSYPSCPDPDRAMGLAAHTDSTLLTILHQNNVSGLQVLKDGEGWVAVPPLAGGLVINIGDLLHILSNGLYPSVLHRVRVNRSWQRFSVAYLYGPPTNVEISPNEKLVGPGRPCLYRSVSWNEYLGTKAKHFNKALSAVRISSSVNGLFDVKEDQNNDFQLG